One Rhododendron vialii isolate Sample 1 chromosome 2a, ASM3025357v1 genomic region harbors:
- the LOC131315612 gene encoding uncharacterized protein LOC131315612, which yields MMPPPRRKKWTEAEERTLIDKYGEMVCDGSLAKMKTREKKYKPIALYVNSVHHVRDPITFPWQWTWKDVSTKVQNMRHQYSLVKQKIKKTEFVGDSGVEEFDWVEGLTHWSNFLRYKEVFGDVALVFGSSDSVVVAGLDNNEIADGFDGSGHGMEIPEFGHLGHDGEGDFAVGFDGGENGVMGLDFEYDGDEGEDNHNCANPSKEDADDGFVYEDVEPSGSDTRKKRKALKGMGKRAWGFLANQLGQLRELETRFEHREVERERERQRRENHRVEIEHEREKKWEEREKDREDRERARDKLRKQRIREWEAMENESEERQRRRREEELIYEREWEERMSRRRLEWKKRIDEMLGQHRVEMGQIQTRILHEQQNLTSQMLGIVSQWTGHPTGLTDHTAAGNHYMSQMLQNLHQINSIVHGDTRVEDDNQDDQFIVDG from the coding sequence ATGATGCCTCCTCCAAGGAGAAAGAAATGGACGGAGGCAGAAGAGAGAACCCTAATAGACAAGTATGGGGAGATGGTGTGTGATGGGAGTTTGGCAAAAATGAAAACTAGAGAGAAAAAGTACAAACCCATTGCCCTGTATGTGAATTCTGTGCACCATGTTCGGGACCCAATCACGTTTCCGTGGCAATGGACATGGAAAGATGTGTCGACCAAGGTACAGAACATGAGGCATCAGTATTCACTGGTCAAGCAAAAGATCAAGAAGACCGAGTTCGTGGGTGATTCGGGGGTGGAGGAGTTTGATTGGGTTGAGGGGCTAACTCATTGGTCGAATTTCTTGAGGTATAAGGAGGTTTTTGGGGATGTGGCTCTTGTTTTTGGTAGTAGTGATTCGGTTGTGGTTGCGGGGTTAGATAATAATGAAATTGCTGATGGGTTTGATGGTAGTGGTCATGGAATGGAGATTCCTGAGTTTGGGCATCTGGGTCATGATGGGGAGGGTGATTTTGCGGTGGGGTTTGATGGGGGTGAGAATGGGGTtatgggtttggattttgagtatGATGGTGACGAAGGAGAAGATAACCATAATTGTGCTAACCCTTCGAAGGAGGATGCAGACGATGGGTTTGTGTATGAAGATGTTGAGCCGAGTGGGTCTGATacgaggaagaagaggaaagcATTGAAGGGGATGGGGAAGAGGGCATGGGGGTTTCTTGCGAACCAGTTAGGGCAGTTGAGGGAATTGGAAACTCGATTTGAGCATCGCGAAGTGGAGAGAGAGCGGGAGAGGCAGAGAAGAGAGAATCACCGAGTGGAAATAGAGCATGAACGtgaaaagaaatgggaagagagagagaaggacaGGGAAGACAGGGAGAGGGCACGTGATAAGTTGAGGAAGCAAAGGATTCGGGAGTGGGAAGCTATGGAGAACGAGAGTGAAGAGAGAcaaaggagaaggagagaggaagagtTGATTTATGAGAGAGAATGGGAGGAGAGGATGAGCCGCAGGAGGttagaatggaagaagagaattGACGAGATGTTGGGCCAGCATCGAGTAGAAATGGGTCAAATTCAGACACGAATACTTCATGAACAACAGAACCTTACAAGTCAGATGCTTGGGATTGTTTCACAGTGGACCGGTCATCCAACTGGGCTCACGGATCACACTGCGGCTGGCAATCACTATATGTCGCAAATGCTGCAGAATCTGCACCAAATTAACAGTATCGTTCATGGGGACACGCGGGTTGAGGATGATAATCAAGATGATCAATTCATTGTTGATGGATGA